The following proteins are encoded in a genomic region of Bacteroidota bacterium:
- a CDS encoding metallophosphoesterase: MKTLITSLFVFLIGNICAFSQTTLIAKSSSWKYLSNGSNQGTAWRATTFNDASWSSGNAELGYGDGGEATILSYGASSSSKYITYYFRKSFTVTSPLQYSSLVLNLMRDDGAVVYLNGTEVARSNMPSGTITYTTLASTAVGASSESTYYPFTISVNNLLAGTNVLAVEIHQNTKTSPDLSFNCSLTATTASPLPVLTRGPYLQSLSPSGVCIRWSTNIACNSKVMYGTSLAYGALKQDVNLVTDHSITLTGLNAATKYNYNIGTTTYVIQGNANNFFKTAPLTGTVTPVRIWATGDFGTGTAAQFAVRDAFAAYTLNSPANLWLWMGDNAYAAGYQSEYQSKVFDVYPEQFKNIPVFPCLGNHDYANVGYQSTSALGTNFPYFSIFTVPTAAQSGGIASGTAKYYSYNYANIHFIALDSYGALNTSGSPMYTWLQSDLAANTQTWTIVYFHHPPYSKGTHNSDSETEMINMRQNIVPLLETYHVDLVLNGHSHSNERSFLIKGHYGLAASFTNAMKMSSSPNSFVKSSPYNGTVYAVCGTSGQNPGGTSAGWPMQCMNFNDNATNASLIIDVNGTNMTCKYLGSNGAIVDQFSITRVLNAARQSDENFKVYQNNDQLVVKIPEVNATAFQVSFYNLSGKLISSYEVADLAEHEQLTIPKSNLPNCKSGIYLVSLTANSQSYTKKIFINFE, translated from the coding sequence ATGAAAACACTCATAACTTCATTGTTCGTATTTTTAATAGGTAATATTTGTGCCTTCTCGCAAACTACTCTGATAGCTAAAAGTAGTTCTTGGAAATATTTGTCAAATGGTAGCAACCAAGGAACTGCATGGCGAGCAACTACTTTTAATGACGCAAGTTGGAGTTCGGGTAATGCTGAGCTTGGTTATGGTGATGGTGGGGAAGCTACCATTTTAAGTTATGGTGCTAGTTCCAGCTCCAAATACATTACGTATTATTTCAGAAAATCATTTACAGTTACCAGTCCACTTCAATATTCATCCTTAGTACTCAACTTAATGCGCGATGATGGGGCTGTAGTTTATTTAAATGGAACTGAGGTAGCGCGTTCAAATATGCCTTCAGGTACTATAACTTATACTACCCTTGCTTCAACAGCCGTGGGTGCATCGAGCGAATCTACTTATTATCCATTTACAATTTCGGTTAACAATTTACTTGCCGGTACCAATGTACTTGCAGTTGAAATTCATCAAAATACAAAGACAAGTCCTGACCTTAGTTTTAATTGTAGTTTAACAGCCACCACCGCATCACCTTTGCCAGTTTTAACTCGTGGACCATACCTACAAAGTTTATCTCCATCAGGAGTATGTATTCGTTGGAGTACCAATATTGCTTGCAACAGCAAGGTGATGTACGGAACCAGTTTGGCTTATGGAGCGCTAAAGCAAGATGTAAATTTAGTTACCGATCATAGTATCACCTTAACCGGATTAAATGCAGCTACTAAATATAATTACAATATTGGAACTACTACTTATGTTATACAGGGTAATGCTAACAACTTTTTTAAAACAGCTCCACTTACAGGAACTGTAACTCCTGTGAGAATATGGGCTACCGGAGATTTTGGGACTGGAACAGCTGCTCAATTTGCAGTTAGAGATGCTTTTGCCGCATATACACTTAATTCACCTGCTAACTTATGGTTGTGGATGGGTGATAATGCCTATGCTGCCGGATATCAAAGCGAGTATCAAAGTAAAGTGTTTGATGTATATCCGGAGCAATTTAAAAATATACCGGTGTTTCCTTGTTTAGGAAACCATGATTATGCTAACGTTGGATACCAATCGACTTCGGCGTTAGGAACTAATTTTCCATATTTTTCAATTTTTACAGTGCCTACAGCTGCTCAATCTGGAGGCATTGCTTCCGGTACTGCGAAGTATTATTCTTACAATTATGCTAACATACATTTTATTGCGCTGGATAGTTATGGTGCTTTAAATACTTCTGGAAGTCCAATGTATACCTGGTTACAAAGCGATTTAGCTGCCAATACTCAAACTTGGACCATTGTTTATTTTCATCATCCACCTTATTCAAAAGGAACACACAACAGTGATAGCGAAACAGAGATGATTAACATGCGTCAAAATATTGTGCCATTGCTCGAAACATACCATGTTGATTTGGTGCTGAACGGCCACTCACATTCCAACGAACGAAGTTTTTTAATAAAAGGTCATTATGGACTTGCTGCTAGTTTTACCAATGCTATGAAAATGAGTAGTTCACCAAATTCCTTTGTAAAATCATCGCCTTACAATGGTACGGTTTACGCGGTTTGTGGTACTTCAGGTCAAAATCCGGGTGGAACATCTGCAGGTTGGCCAATGCAGTGCATGAATTTTAACGACAATGCTACCAATGCTTCGTTAATAATTGATGTAAATGGTACCAACATGACTTGTAAATACCTTGGCTCAAATGGAGCAATAGTGGATCAGTTTTCAATTACACGTGTTCTAAATGCAGCGCGACAAAGTGATGAAAACTTTAAAGTATATCAAAACAATGATCAGCTTGTAGTAAAAATTCCTGAAGTTAATGCAACCGCATTCCAAGTTAGTTTTTACAATTTAAGTGGGAAATTAATAAGTAGCTATGAAGTAGCAGACCTTGCAGAACATGAGCAATTAACTATTCCTAAATCCAATTTACCAAATTGTAAGAGCGGTATTTATCTTGTTTCATTAACAGCGAATTCGCAGAGTTATACAAAAAAGATATTCATCAATTTTGAATAA
- a CDS encoding AMP-binding protein, with amino-acid sequence MNTHIPEIEKKPISEIIEFQEQALSSFLHYLIKHSKFYKELFKQHTIDIASIKSLKDLQQIPTTDKEDLQLRSKDFCCVGPEKIIDYITTSGTLGNPVTFALSENDLQRLAYNESISLACTGGNEHEIYQLMTTLDRRFMAGLAYFMGARKLGAGCVRVGSGIPELQWDTIFRIAPTAIITVPSFILKLLDYADQHKIEYKNSSIKKAICIGEPIRTANFELNALGKRIAERWNIQLYSTYASTEMGAAFTECEHGRGGHHHPELLLVEFLDEEGKHVKEGEAGEITVTTLGVEAMPLLRFRTGDICNYETSPCSCGRNTLRIGPIIGRKKQMIKYKGTSLYPSAFYDILNTMEHVENYVVEASTNEIGTDEILIRIGCRYIPENFEAEIKDHFRARLRVSPSIVLSSVEEINKLQFHDNSRKPIVFIDKR; translated from the coding sequence GTGAATACACACATTCCCGAAATAGAGAAGAAGCCTATTTCTGAAATTATTGAATTTCAAGAACAAGCACTTTCAAGCTTTTTACATTATTTAATTAAGCATTCCAAGTTTTACAAGGAACTTTTTAAGCAACACACTATTGATATTGCTTCAATAAAAAGCTTAAAAGACTTGCAACAAATTCCTACTACCGATAAAGAGGATTTGCAATTGCGAAGCAAAGATTTTTGCTGCGTAGGACCTGAAAAAATTATCGATTATATTACTACTTCAGGTACCTTGGGCAATCCAGTAACCTTTGCTTTAAGTGAAAATGATTTGCAGCGTCTGGCTTATAATGAAAGTATTTCTCTTGCTTGCACAGGAGGTAATGAGCATGAAATATATCAATTGATGACTACCCTCGACCGCCGATTTATGGCTGGGTTGGCATATTTTATGGGTGCTCGTAAGTTAGGAGCAGGGTGTGTTCGTGTTGGTTCCGGCATTCCAGAATTGCAATGGGACACTATTTTTCGAATAGCTCCAACAGCAATTATCACAGTACCTTCCTTTATTTTAAAATTACTTGATTACGCCGATCAACATAAAATTGAGTATAAAAATAGCAGTATTAAAAAGGCAATTTGCATTGGAGAACCTATACGCACCGCCAATTTTGAATTAAATGCACTAGGCAAGCGCATTGCCGAACGATGGAACATTCAACTTTATTCTACTTATGCTTCTACAGAAATGGGTGCAGCATTTACAGAGTGTGAACATGGAAGAGGTGGGCACCATCATCCTGAATTGTTACTAGTTGAATTTTTAGACGAGGAAGGTAAACATGTAAAAGAAGGGGAAGCCGGCGAAATAACAGTTACTACTTTAGGTGTTGAAGCAATGCCATTGTTAAGATTTAGAACTGGAGATATTTGTAACTACGAAACTTCTCCTTGCTCATGTGGTAGAAATACCCTGCGCATTGGGCCAATTATAGGCCGTAAAAAACAAATGATTAAGTACAAAGGAACAAGCCTGTATCCATCTGCATTTTACGATATTTTAAATACCATGGAGCATGTTGAAAACTATGTAGTTGAAGCCTCTACCAATGAGATTGGAACAGATGAAATTTTGATTCGAATAGGTTGTCGTTACATACCCGAAAATTTCGAAGCTGAAATCAAGGATCATTTCAGGGCAAGGCTTCGCGTAAGTCCATCTATAGTATTGAGCTCTGTTGAAGAAATAAATAAATTACAATTTCACGATAATAGCCGAAAACCAATTGTTTTTATCGATAAGCGATAG
- a CDS encoding 30S ribosomal protein THX produces the protein MGKGDKRSKKGKIAIGSYGVKRRSTGTKVAVVNPGAKAAPAKAKKTVVKKSATKKAAAPKKETAAKTKASKKKDE, from the coding sequence ATGGGAAAAGGAGATAAAAGATCCAAAAAAGGTAAAATTGCAATTGGCTCCTATGGAGTAAAAAGAAGAAGTACCGGAACAAAAGTTGCGGTAGTAAATCCCGGAGCAAAAGCCGCTCCAGCTAAAGCTAAAAAGACGGTAGTAAAAAAGTCTGCTACTAAAAAAGCAGCCGCTCCGAAAAAGGAAACTGCTGCAAAAACGAAAGCAAGCAAAAAGAAAGACGAGTAA
- a CDS encoding agmatinase family protein, giving the protein MNSKQSKIQNFNPNDIGNSNHGIFGLPFTVEEAEIVIIPFPWEVTVSYKPGTAEGPLSILEASRQIDLYDPKFNDAWKLGIALDEYSEEWKATSDEWREKAAHCIEAMSEGHDPNAADIKSVQNDLEEVTKKFNAWVKERTLHYLNKNKLVVGLGGDHSTPLGLIEALSEKHESFAVLQIDAHCDLRNAYEGFEYSHASIMYNVLKNKKVSKLVQVGIRDYCEEEVNYIEQSKGRVKTFFDRNLKHAIYNGKSIKSIHQEIIDELPQKVFLSFDIDGLDPKLCPNTGTPVAGGLEFEEVLFLIETLVDSGRQLIGFDLNEVATGDSDWDANVAGRLLYRICNLMAKSNGKLS; this is encoded by the coding sequence ATGAATTCAAAACAAAGTAAAATACAAAATTTTAACCCCAACGATATTGGAAATTCAAACCATGGAATTTTTGGATTACCTTTTACAGTTGAAGAAGCTGAAATTGTGATTATACCTTTTCCATGGGAAGTTACAGTTAGTTACAAACCAGGAACAGCAGAAGGGCCGCTTAGTATTTTAGAAGCTTCTCGTCAAATTGATTTGTATGATCCTAAATTTAATGATGCTTGGAAATTAGGAATTGCACTCGATGAATATTCAGAGGAATGGAAAGCCACCAGTGATGAGTGGCGTGAAAAAGCAGCACATTGTATTGAAGCAATGAGTGAAGGACATGACCCTAATGCAGCCGATATAAAGTCAGTTCAAAATGATTTAGAGGAAGTAACCAAAAAATTTAATGCTTGGGTAAAGGAGCGTACTTTGCATTATTTAAACAAGAATAAATTGGTTGTTGGGCTTGGTGGTGATCATAGCACACCGCTTGGTTTAATAGAAGCCCTTTCTGAAAAACACGAATCCTTTGCGGTTTTACAGATTGATGCACATTGTGATTTGCGAAATGCTTACGAAGGTTTTGAATATTCACATGCTTCTATTATGTATAATGTATTGAAAAATAAAAAAGTTTCGAAGTTAGTACAAGTGGGTATACGCGATTATTGTGAAGAAGAAGTTAACTACATTGAACAATCGAAGGGAAGAGTAAAAACTTTTTTCGATCGCAATTTGAAACATGCTATATATAACGGCAAAAGTATAAAGTCGATTCATCAAGAAATAATTGATGAATTACCGCAAAAAGTATTCTTGAGTTTTGATATCGATGGATTGGATCCAAAGTTATGTCCAAATACCGGAACCCCTGTTGCAGGAGGCTTGGAGTTTGAAGAAGTTTTGTTTTTAATTGAAACACTAGTTGATTCTGGACGACAATTAATAGGGTTTGACTTAAATGAAGTTGCTACCGGTGATTCAGATTGGGATGCGAACGTAGCAGGACGTTTGCTCTATAGAATTTGTAATTTGATGGCAAAGTCGAATGGAAAATTATCGTGA
- a CDS encoding MATE family efflux transporter, whose protein sequence is MQPTITYKSIWNISYPIILGGVAQTVVNVTDTAFLGRVSEVALGASAIAGLFYVTVFMLGLGFSIGTQIIIARFDGENNHREIGRVLDHSIYFMLPLALVLFLFLKFVSPWLLTYFVKSPEVLQSSIVYIDNRSWGIFFSFLGLSIRSFFIGISSTRIIIYSTLVSAISNFILNYIFVFGKFGFAPMGIAGSAMASSISEIAYLLFIVVYTFSTVDLKKYGLFNFSKLSAERIQRIFVVAAPSMFQTFIAVWSWFVFFLIVEKMGERPLAISNLIRNIYMILMIPLMGFSSATNTLVSNLIGQGRSNELMTLIKKIVVLCFVTTLALTLLNLIQPRLLLSIFTSDNNLIEATLGSLYVICGSLLLFSITSVLLSSVSGTGNTLASLVIEVVTIVFYLYASWYVVKVLQLRIELVWCVEYVYFVLMGCLSLVYLRKKLSVK, encoded by the coding sequence ATGCAACCAACCATCACCTACAAATCCATCTGGAATATTTCCTATCCCATTATTTTAGGTGGTGTTGCACAAACAGTGGTAAATGTTACTGATACGGCCTTTTTAGGTCGTGTAAGTGAAGTTGCACTCGGAGCATCGGCTATAGCCGGATTATTTTATGTTACTGTATTCATGCTAGGTTTGGGATTTAGTATAGGAACACAAATAATTATTGCAAGATTTGATGGAGAAAATAATCACCGCGAAATAGGAAGGGTGCTCGATCACTCCATTTATTTTATGTTACCACTCGCACTGGTATTATTTCTCTTTTTAAAATTCGTTTCACCTTGGTTGCTTACTTATTTTGTCAAATCACCTGAAGTTTTACAAAGTAGTATTGTGTACATCGATAATCGTTCATGGGGCATTTTTTTTTCGTTTCTGGGACTTAGCATACGTTCATTTTTCATTGGCATTTCATCTACCCGAATTATAATTTATTCAACACTGGTTTCTGCAATCTCTAATTTTATTCTCAATTATATTTTTGTTTTTGGAAAGTTTGGTTTTGCACCCATGGGCATTGCAGGTTCGGCAATGGCTAGCAGTATTTCGGAGATTGCCTATTTACTTTTTATTGTTGTATATACTTTTAGTACAGTTGACCTAAAAAAGTATGGTCTTTTTAATTTTTCAAAACTTTCGGCCGAACGTATTCAGCGAATTTTTGTAGTTGCAGCTCCTTCAATGTTTCAAACGTTTATAGCAGTGTGGAGTTGGTTTGTGTTTTTTTTAATTGTTGAAAAAATGGGAGAGCGCCCTTTGGCAATTTCCAATTTGATTCGAAACATTTACATGATACTAATGATTCCGTTAATGGGCTTTAGTTCGGCAACCAATACCTTAGTAAGTAATTTAATAGGACAAGGAAGAAGCAACGAATTAATGACTTTGATAAAGAAAATTGTTGTTTTATGTTTTGTTACAACATTAGCACTAACCTTGTTAAACTTAATACAACCACGTTTGTTATTATCCATTTTTACAAGCGATAATAACTTAATTGAAGCTACACTTGGGTCCTTGTATGTAATCTGCGGATCTTTGCTGTTGTTCTCAATCACATCTGTATTATTAAGTTCGGTATCGGGTACAGGAAATACTTTAGCTTCTTTGGTAATAGAAGTTGTAACCATCGTATTTTATTTATATGCTTCCTGGTATGTTGTAAAAGTATTGCAGCTGCGAATTGAATTGGTATGGTGTGTTGAATATGTGTATTTTGTGTTAATGGGATGTTTGTCGCTTGTTTATTTAAGAAAAAAATTAAGTGTTAAGTAA
- a CDS encoding T9SS type A sorting domain-containing protein codes for MKNKAVLHFIFFLLLFSHRNINGQVLQNFVISTQGNYNDNAEVSITWTLGEVASAFTLSDNLMLNEGFNQPFEDDGYLYPIDEDFSIFPNPTMQDLLITFKNPGHYKFRLYNTIGQLVLNDETVGAFFKLNLSKFANAIYLIRIQNDSDSINTTLKIIKTD; via the coding sequence TTGAAGAATAAAGCCGTTTTACATTTTATATTTTTTTTGCTTTTATTCAGCCACAGAAATATTAATGGACAGGTGCTTCAAAATTTTGTGATTTCAACACAAGGAAATTACAATGATAATGCGGAAGTTTCAATTACTTGGACTCTAGGCGAAGTTGCTTCTGCGTTTACATTATCTGACAATCTGATGCTAAATGAAGGATTCAATCAGCCATTTGAGGATGATGGATACCTTTATCCGATTGATGAAGATTTCTCGATATTTCCCAACCCGACGATGCAAGACCTTTTGATAACATTCAAGAACCCAGGGCATTATAAGTTTCGCCTTTATAATACAATTGGCCAGCTGGTTTTAAATGATGAAACTGTGGGAGCATTCTTTAAACTTAATCTATCAAAGTTTGCAAATGCAATTTATTTAATTCGAATACAAAATGATTCTGATTCAATAAACACTACCCTTAAAATTATAAAAACTGATTAA
- a CDS encoding 6,7-dimethyl-8-ribityllumazine synthase: MASSLKNLSVHDASKVPSAKKMRFGIVVSEWNEEITEALADGCMHALLEHGTLAKNIVKSYVPGSFELTLGAQWMAENKDIDAVICLGCVIQGETRHFDFICDAVANGITAVSMKYNKPVIFGVLTPNTQKQAYERSGGKHGNKGVEAAITAIKMVEMMRTKKVDN; the protein is encoded by the coding sequence ATGGCCTCTTCTCTAAAAAATTTATCCGTGCATGATGCTTCAAAAGTACCTTCTGCAAAAAAAATGCGTTTTGGAATCGTAGTTTCCGAATGGAATGAAGAAATTACCGAAGCATTAGCTGACGGTTGCATGCATGCTTTGTTAGAACATGGCACACTTGCTAAAAACATCGTTAAGTCATACGTTCCGGGAAGTTTTGAATTAACCTTAGGAGCACAATGGATGGCAGAGAACAAAGATATTGATGCTGTTATTTGCCTTGGATGTGTTATACAAGGAGAAACAAGGCATTTTGATTTTATATGCGATGCTGTTGCTAACGGAATTACTGCAGTAAGTATGAAATATAACAAACCGGTAATTTTTGGAGTACTTACTCCAAATACGCAAAAACAAGCGTATGAGCGCAGTGGCGGGAAGCATGGAAACAAAGGTGTTGAAGCTGCCATTACGGCGATTAAAATGGTGGAGATGATGAGAACCAAAAAAGTCGACAATTAA
- a CDS encoding tetratricopeptide repeat protein, which yields MAQEKDEVLVDVQEVYSKTERYIEENKRSLAVIVIGIVVIIAGYFAWDKLYIGPKELDAQKEMFMAEKYFEKDSIDKAINGDGNFKGFKYIIDEYGFTKAENLAHYYLGICYLKKGEYQNAIDQLNEFECDDQVVGPIAVGAIGDANMELGKAEEAISYYLKAAKLRENKFTTPIYLMKAGLAYEDQKNYTNAVKIYEQLKSDYAETAEGREVDKYLARAKALAGA from the coding sequence ATGGCACAAGAAAAAGACGAAGTATTAGTTGATGTTCAGGAAGTTTACAGTAAAACTGAGCGTTATATTGAAGAAAATAAACGAAGCCTTGCCGTTATCGTTATTGGTATTGTTGTAATTATTGCGGGTTATTTTGCCTGGGATAAATTGTACATCGGTCCGAAAGAGCTTGATGCGCAGAAGGAAATGTTTATGGCTGAGAAATATTTTGAAAAAGATTCAATCGACAAGGCTATAAATGGAGATGGCAATTTTAAAGGTTTTAAATACATCATTGATGAATATGGCTTTACAAAAGCCGAAAATTTAGCACATTACTATCTTGGTATTTGTTATTTAAAAAAGGGTGAATACCAAAATGCAATTGATCAATTAAATGAATTTGAATGCGATGATCAGGTTGTAGGTCCAATCGCTGTGGGTGCTATTGGCGATGCTAATATGGAATTAGGAAAGGCGGAAGAAGCAATTTCGTATTATTTGAAAGCTGCCAAATTGAGAGAAAATAAATTTACCACTCCTATTTATTTAATGAAAGCAGGATTGGCTTATGAAGATCAAAAAAACTATACCAACGCAGTAAAAATTTACGAGCAATTGAAATCTGATTATGCAGAAACTGCCGAAGGAAGAGAAGTTGATAAATACCTAGCGAGAGCAAAAGCATTAGCAGGGGCTTAA
- a CDS encoding metallophosphoesterase — MQQRFIVIIGVLLLIDFYFFQSILTLLKNSTPARKSTVISIYWGFTIFSVILLLINFVYPFREWNQYIRIYVVAFVVGALICKIVGSVFLLADDVIRLVRWIGTYLFPSSAPDPGHPHSISRIKFISQMAIFMAAVPYLSLIYGMFKGGFDIKIKKTKLHLPNLPDAFNGLRIVQISDIHCGSFTTPTHFENAVQLINKEQPDLVFFTGDLVNDVATETEKFSATFSKIQAPMGVYSTLGNHDYGDYVSWDSEEEKAANLNSLKLKHKEYGWRLLLNEHVALQKGDSKIALIGIENWGARGFTKYGDLKKAHSGTENYPVKLLLSHDPSHWEAEVLKKFNDIDVAFAGHTHGMQFGVEIPGFKWSPVQYIYKQWAGLYQRGNQYLYVNRGLGFIGYPGRVGILPEITVVELSNKA; from the coding sequence ATGCAACAGCGTTTTATTGTAATTATTGGGGTTTTACTACTCATCGATTTCTATTTTTTTCAATCTATACTTACCCTTCTTAAAAATTCGACTCCAGCACGAAAATCAACAGTTATAAGTATTTACTGGGGATTTACTATTTTTTCGGTAATACTCTTGTTGATTAATTTTGTTTATCCCTTTCGCGAATGGAATCAATATATACGCATTTATGTGGTAGCTTTTGTTGTTGGAGCGCTTATTTGCAAAATTGTTGGCAGCGTTTTTTTGCTTGCCGATGATGTGATTCGTTTGGTTAGGTGGATTGGTACATACCTTTTTCCTTCAAGTGCCCCCGACCCTGGTCATCCGCATAGTATCAGCAGAATCAAATTTATTAGTCAAATGGCCATTTTTATGGCAGCTGTACCCTATTTGAGCTTAATTTATGGTATGTTTAAAGGAGGATTTGATATTAAAATAAAGAAAACAAAGCTCCATTTACCTAATTTGCCGGATGCTTTCAATGGTTTACGCATTGTTCAAATCTCAGATATACATTGCGGAAGTTTTACTACTCCTACGCATTTTGAAAATGCTGTTCAACTAATAAATAAGGAACAACCCGACCTAGTGTTTTTTACCGGTGACCTGGTAAATGACGTAGCTACTGAAACCGAAAAATTTTCGGCTACTTTTAGCAAAATTCAAGCCCCTATGGGTGTTTATTCAACGCTAGGTAATCATGATTATGGCGATTATGTTAGCTGGGATAGTGAGGAAGAAAAAGCAGCCAATTTGAATAGCTTGAAACTAAAGCACAAAGAGTATGGCTGGCGCTTGCTGCTAAATGAACACGTAGCCCTTCAAAAAGGAGATTCAAAAATTGCATTAATCGGGATTGAAAATTGGGGAGCACGCGGATTCACAAAATATGGTGATTTAAAAAAAGCACACAGTGGTACTGAAAATTATCCGGTTAAACTATTACTTTCACACGATCCTTCTCATTGGGAAGCAGAAGTATTAAAAAAATTCAACGATATTGACGTGGCTTTTGCCGGGCATACACATGGGATGCAATTTGGAGTTGAAATTCCGGGATTTAAATGGAGTCCTGTTCAATACATCTATAAACAATGGGCCGGCTTGTATCAGCGTGGAAACCAATATTTGTATGTAAACCGAGGCTTAGGTTTTATTGGTTATCCGGGAAGAGTTGGTATTTTGCCCGAAATTACTGTGGTTGAATTATCAAATAAGGCCTGA
- a CDS encoding ZIP family metal transporter: protein MSLYTTSLLFFTALLSGWSAFLFERKNKHVLKLLLAFSGAYLFAICVLHLIPEIYMSGNSAIGIYILIGFFLQIFLEFFSEGIEHGHVHVHASNEHNFPIAIMLSLCIHSFLEGMPLAKLDSGSYHSLLVGILLHNIPVALALTTMMIESNVARKSIFIMLVIFAAMAPLGAYCSQAISTNLFNNISVYFDKIIAVVIGIFLHISTTILFESSENHRFNLLKFATILVGALAAWLFHF from the coding sequence GTGTCGCTATATACTACCTCGCTCCTTTTTTTTACTGCACTTTTAAGTGGATGGTCTGCATTTCTTTTTGAACGTAAAAACAAGCACGTTTTAAAATTATTACTTGCATTTAGTGGTGCCTACTTATTTGCAATCTGTGTACTTCATCTTATTCCCGAAATATATATGTCGGGAAATAGTGCTATTGGAATTTATATTTTGATCGGCTTTTTTCTACAAATTTTTCTTGAGTTTTTTAGTGAAGGAATTGAACACGGACATGTACATGTGCACGCTTCGAATGAACATAATTTTCCAATAGCAATCATGCTTAGTCTTTGTATTCATTCTTTTTTAGAAGGTATGCCTTTGGCTAAACTCGATAGTGGTAGCTATCATTCTTTGCTAGTTGGAATTTTACTCCACAATATTCCGGTAGCATTGGCACTTACTACCATGATGATTGAATCGAATGTAGCGCGCAAAAGTATTTTTATAATGCTAGTAATTTTTGCTGCTATGGCTCCCTTAGGAGCATACTGCAGCCAGGCTATCAGCACTAATCTATTCAACAACATTTCAGTTTATTTCGACAAAATTATTGCTGTGGTGATTGGAATCTTTCTTCATATTTCTACTACCATTTTGTTTGAATCTTCCGAAAATCATCGATTTAATCTTTTAAAATTTGCCACTATTTTGGTAGGAGCCTTGGCTGCCTGGCTGTTTCATTTTTAA